The Nostoc cf. commune SO-36 genomic sequence GAACACCCGCAATAACATCTTATATTTAATCATGCCTACCTACTTATAAAAAAACAACTCCCTGAAGATGTGGGAGTTGTCTTTTTGTATTCGAGTAGTTTTTAAAACATTTAGAATGGAGCCATCGCTAAACAAATAGTAGCTAAAATAGCAGCGATTATATAAAACACTCCAACCACTTGTAATTCTGACCAGCCAGTAAGTTCCAAATGATGATGTAAAGGTGCCATTTTGAACAAGCGTTTGCCTTTGCCATCGGGGCCCTTCGTGGCTTTGTAATAACTTACCTGTGCCATCACCGAAATGGTTTCTACAAAAAAGATACCACTGAGAATAAACAGAGCCACTAAGGTGTTTGTCAATAACGCTACAGCAGCTAAAGCTCCTCCCAGCGCTAAAGAACCAGTATCTCCCATAAAAACACGAGCTGGATTACGGTTATGTACTAAGAAACCCAAGCACCCGCCACTTAAAGCAGCACAGAAAACCATCAATCCTGGCGCTGTTGGGGCGATTAACGCACCTAATGCCAAAAGTGCGATCGCTACTGTTCCTGCTGCCAAGCCATCAATACCATCTGTTAAATTAGTTGCATTACTTTCTGCAACTAGTACAAAACCAGCTAAAGGCCAAAATAAGAACCCTAATGGTAGCGTGAAGCTAACCCAAGGCAAAGCAATATTTGTAATATTAGAAGGTTGATTAAACATCAGCCATAGACAAAACAAAGCTGCAAAACTCACCTGCAAAGCTAGTTTTGTTCCGGGAGATATACCTTTATTTGATTTACGGCGCAGAATTTGCCAATCGTCAAGCCAGCCAACCAACCCGTAGCTGATTGTCAAAGCCGAAACTGCAAGCACCTCTGTAGAAAAATTAGCCAATATACAAGCAAGCAGCACAGATACTGGTATAAAAAATATACCGCCCATTGTGGGAGTGCCTGCCTTTTTTAGATGGGCTTGGGGGCCATCTTCACGAATTATTTGTCCAGTTTTGAGTGCTTGAAGTAGAGGTATTACCCAATGCCCTACTACACCCGAACCCATAGCACACAGAAGTAGTGGCAGGGTTAACGACATACTTTGCCAGGGTAGCCTATTGGCCATAGAATCCAACAAAAATGCCGTTGTACCTAGCCCTACGGCTAATAAAGAGGCTAAAGCGATTCCAGAAATATTTAATCCTTGCTCAGGAGATAATTTAGCGTCCACAGAAGTTTCCCTTCACTCCACACTTAATAAAATTGAATACCAGGAACTAGGGATACTACCAAGTCCCTAACCTGAAAAGGCTAATCCTCAGCGATTCCTATTTCATCATCATCGAGGTCGTAGCCAATTCCATCTTCAACACCCATTAGGGAGTCTATTCCTTCTTCGTCATCTTGAAAATCCGGTTCGTGAACGTCACGCGCGATGATCCTACCATTGGTTTGTAACCAATCCAACAAAGAAGACTTTGGTTTTAAGGGGATGACATCGGCTCGTTGGTTACGGGGTTCTTCACGTAATGGAGAATTCAACATATCGAGTGAGGACAAGAAAAGGTTTACGTAAGTTGACATTTAGAGTCTATCACTTGACACGGATTAATTTAGTTATCTTTTCAATGCTTCAGTTGATAAATCCGTATTCAGATAGAAATTTTTTATTTAATAGCCATAAGGCTTAGGTCAAGTGATTCTTAGTAATTTTTATGGCTCTACATATATGTCATAAATATCTTGTTTATCCTGAAGAAAAGTGAATAATTTTTGAGGTGACAGGCGATGATGGGAAAAGCGGCTCTTATGGATGCGATCGCTGGTACAAATCGCGGTTTACTGGCGACCCCAGTACAAAAACAGGCTATCTTAGCAGCGATCGCCAATTTAGAAGACTTTAATCCTACACCTCGTCCGGTAGAAGCTGGTAATTTGCTAGATGGCAATTGGCGATTACTATACACCACTAGCAAAGCTCTTTTAAACTTAGATCGTCTACCTTTGTGCAAACTGGGTCAAATCTATCAGTGTATCCGAGTAGAGACTACCAGAGTTTACAACATAGCTGAGATTTATGGCTTACCTTATTTAGAAGGATTAGTCAGCGTTGCTGCTAAATTTGAGCCAGTTTCAGATCGGCGTGTCCAAGTAAAATTTGAGCGTTCTATTATCGGCTTACAACGTTTAATAGAATACAATTCTCCGGTAACTTTTATCCAACAAATTGAAGCAGGTAAAAAATTTCCGGCGATTGATTTTGCTGTAAACAGTGATAACCAGCAAGGTTGGTTAGATATCACTTATATAGATAACGATCTACGGGTCGGCAGAGGTAACGAGGGAAGTGTGTTTGTCTTAACTAAAACATAAGCTTCTACAAAATAACCGCTTGCGAACGAAGGTACGCTATAACGTGTGCCTTGTCAAGTAGGCTATAATACCGTTTTTTGAGGAGCAGAGGGAATAGAGGGAGCAGGAGAAGCAGAGGGAGAAGAATTAATAACCAATGCCCCATGCCCCATGCCCCATGCCCAATGCCCAATGCCCAATGCCCAATGCCCAATGCCCAATGCCCAATGCCCAATTCAGACAAATAACT encodes the following:
- the mraY gene encoding phospho-N-acetylmuramoyl-pentapeptide-transferase is translated as MDAKLSPEQGLNISGIALASLLAVGLGTTAFLLDSMANRLPWQSMSLTLPLLLCAMGSGVVGHWVIPLLQALKTGQIIREDGPQAHLKKAGTPTMGGIFFIPVSVLLACILANFSTEVLAVSALTISYGLVGWLDDWQILRRKSNKGISPGTKLALQVSFAALFCLWLMFNQPSNITNIALPWVSFTLPLGFLFWPLAGFVLVAESNATNLTDGIDGLAAGTVAIALLALGALIAPTAPGLMVFCAALSGGCLGFLVHNRNPARVFMGDTGSLALGGALAAVALLTNTLVALFILSGIFFVETISVMAQVSYYKATKGPDGKGKRLFKMAPLHHHLELTGWSELQVVGVFYIIAAILATICLAMAPF
- a CDS encoding PAP/fibrillin family protein codes for the protein MMGKAALMDAIAGTNRGLLATPVQKQAILAAIANLEDFNPTPRPVEAGNLLDGNWRLLYTTSKALLNLDRLPLCKLGQIYQCIRVETTRVYNIAEIYGLPYLEGLVSVAAKFEPVSDRRVQVKFERSIIGLQRLIEYNSPVTFIQQIEAGKKFPAIDFAVNSDNQQGWLDITYIDNDLRVGRGNEGSVFVLTKT
- a CDS encoding DUF3134 domain-containing protein, translated to MLNSPLREEPRNQRADVIPLKPKSSLLDWLQTNGRIIARDVHEPDFQDDEEGIDSLMGVEDGIGYDLDDDEIGIAED